The proteins below come from a single Crassostrea angulata isolate pt1a10 unplaced genomic scaffold, ASM2561291v2 HiC_scaffold_285, whole genome shotgun sequence genomic window:
- the LOC128170029 gene encoding uncharacterized protein LOC128170029 isoform X1 → MDVTDSYIIATFLDVMQMEDLSCTPKPIPLLSLMSDDQKNEWLLNAAEKVLNELKINEVSFQAIADDMGALDGDTSNLDAMKSEDFYLCAVCGKQYSKRGWLKKHLQKKHHWKFHIPEGHSKDNNPIQTFLFMSLLHRDTCDSYRMGDGERIIRNVYFEWLFAAGLKHSKYKLWLFRTLCYIYLLSPEQSFEYKWNTTINLKGGTGQCIPNDNCVELQVHTIKSQLNTQGSNKSYKSAKQICMTTQVIDAVRDNLMSSTKTAKSKSSRPTVDKTKDIVTVINCLRSKGFIKDLIWSRFHSFKDPISHIDKIDLHDWILHQKEIANLYLK, encoded by the coding sequence ATGGATGTCACTGACTCCTACATCATTGCAACATTTCTTGATGTCATGCAAATGGAGGATTTGAGTTGTACTCCTAAACCAATACCCTTACTTTCGCTTATGTCTGATGACCAGAAAAATGAGTGGCTTCTGAATGCAGCAGAAAAAGTTCTAAATGAGctgaaaataaatgaagtttCCTTTCAGGCTATCGCCGATGACATGGGGGCTCTAGATGGTGATACGAGTAATCTTGATGCCATGAAGTCTGAAGATTTCTATTTATGTGCAGTATGTGGAAAACAATACTCTAAAAGAGGATGGCTTAAAAAACATCTGCAAAAGAAACATCATTGGAAATTTCACATTCCCGAGGGACACTCCAAAGACAATAATCCAATACagacttttctttttatgtctTTGCTACATAGAGACACGTGCGACTCGTATCGAATGGGTGATGGAGAAAGAATCATCCGAAATGTGTATTTTGAATGGTTATTTGCAGCTGGACTTAAGCACTCAAAGTACAAACTCTGGCTTTTTAGAACTCTTTGCTACATTTATCTTCTAAGCCCTGAGCAAAGTTTTGAATACAAATGGAACACGACGATAAATTTAAAAGGTGGAACGGGACAGTGTATCCCAAATGATAACTGTGTAGAACTTCAAGTACACACTATTAAGAGTCAGTTGAATACTCAAGGCTCCAATAAGTCATACAAGTCAGCTAAACAAATTTGTATGACCACTCAAGTCATTGATGCTGTCAGGGACAATCTTATGTCATCCACAAAAACAGCCAAATCCAAAAGCAGCCGACCAACGGTTGACAAGACAAAGGATATTGTGACTGTTATAAACTGTTTAAGATCTAAAGGTTTTATAAAAGACTTGATTTGGTCACGCTTTCACAGTTTCAAAGATCCAATTAGTcatattgataaaattgatTTACATGATTGGATTCTTCACCAGAAAGAAATtgctaatctgtatttgaaataa
- the LOC128170029 gene encoding uncharacterized protein LOC128170029 isoform X2, producing MLEIVKKVVQSEIKQISKKNSDIFKGHASNNEKLVKFDWKCTSQKLQVQAPFLYSTFSSIVGLQKKKKLPMMLTSISLILYGRSQTMNQLQYILGLILQKCGLNREGLNILHDLGIAISPTSLHKKTKELVKQQENQLHSLMTSYVHETESKHKMENAAEEQMNADVVNNKKLRPIEMLGNLSALL from the exons ATGCTGGAGATTGTGAAAAAAGTAGTGCAGAGTGAAATAAAGCAAATTTCAAAGAAGAATAGTGACATATTCAAAGGACACGCATCCAACAATGAAAAACTAGTTAAATTTGACTGGAAATGTACGAGTCAGAAGCTCCAAGTTCAGGCACCCTTTCTGTATTCAACATTCAGCAGTATTGTTGGCTTGCAGAAGAAGAAAAAGCTTCCAATGATGCTTACATCTATTTCTCTAATTTTGTATGGAAGATCACAGACCATGAATCAGTTGCAGTACATACTTGGCTTAATTCTTCAGAAATGTGGTCTTAACAGAGAG GGGTTGAACATCTTGCATGACCTAGGGATAGCAATTTCACCTACAAGTCTACACAAGAAAACAAAGGAGCTAGTGAAGCAGCAAGAAAATCAACTCCATTCATTGATGACCTCTTATGTGCATGAGACTGAAAGCAAGCATAAGATGGAAAATGCTGCAGAGGAACAAATGAATGCAGATGTAGTTAACAACAAGAAGCTGCGACCAATTGAGATGCTAG GGAATTTATCAGCTCTTTTATAA